A genome region from Megalobrama amblycephala isolate DHTTF-2021 linkage group LG18, ASM1881202v1, whole genome shotgun sequence includes the following:
- the LOC125252824 gene encoding olfactory receptor 52N2-like encodes MDNLTFRYSILLMEGLQVTNLSNHLAFILFLLAYIFIIVSNTGILIQISVEQRLRQPMYILFCNLSVSDLLGTTVLLPRLMSHILTDPSERYITYVECTMQAFFAHVYGTASHTILMVMAFDRYVAICKPLQYPTIMSNNMVVKLSAGAWGAAVLLVGILIGLSVRLSHCRSVIQNLICDNASLFKLSCENTVINNVYGLTFTVVLLTSSLGWVLLTYLRIAMVCFKSKNKATNSKAIKTCSTHLVVYVIMMVSGFTTIFLHRFPAYSESKNVSSIIRHVIPPCLNPIIYGLQAKEIRQRLFKLIYKSKVNSM; translated from the coding sequence ATGGACAACCTGACATTCAGATACAGCATACTCTTAATGGAGGGGCTACAGGTTACAAATCTGTCCAATCATCTTGCTTTCATCCTTTTTTTGCTTGCTTACATATTTATTATAGTATCTAACACTGGGATTTTGATTCAGATCTCAGTGGAACAAAGGTTACGTCAGCCTATGTACATTCTTTTCTGCAATTTGTCAGTGAGTGATTTATTAGGCACAACCGTTCTTTTGCCACGCTTGATGAGTCATATTTTAACAGACCCCTCTGAGCGCTACATCACATATGTGGAGTGCACTATGCAAGCTTTTTTTGCACATGTGTATGGAACCGCATCACACACTATTCTAATGGTCATGGCCTTTGACAGATATGTGGCCATATGCAAACCATTGCAATACCCAACTATAATGAGCAACAATATGGTAGTTAAACTGTCAGCAGGTGCCTGGGGTGCTGCAGTACTGCTGGTGGGGATTCTGATTGGCCTCAGTGTACGTCTGTCTCACTGCAGATCTGTGATTCAAAATCTGATTTGTGACAACGCTTCACTATTTAAACTGTCCTGTGAAAATACAGTGATTAATAATGTATATGGATTGACTTTTACTGTGGTTTTACTCACCTCCTCACTGGGGTGGGTGTTATTGACATATCTCAGAATAGCGATGGTATGCttcaaaagcaaaaacaaagcaaCCAACAGCAAAGCAATAAAAACCTGCAGTACTCATCTGGTTGTTTATGTAATCATGATGGTTTCTGGATTCACCACAATTTTTCTTCATCGTTTCCCTGCATACTctgaaagtaaaaatgtatctAGTATTATTCGCCATGTTATTCCACCGTGCTTGAATCCTATAATATACGGTTTACAAGCCAAGGAAATAAGACAGAGACTGTTTAAACTTAtttataaaagtaaagttaACTCAATGTGA